Proteins encoded by one window of Flagellimonas lutaonensis:
- a CDS encoding phosphoribosylanthranilate isomerase gives MKLKICGMKYNPKEVAALKPDYLGFIFWEPSSRFFDGMISSLDPEIKKVGVFVDAEREEVLEKVKKYKLDAVQLHGKESAEFCKELEKNLFVISNRHPELVEGKGEKSKEIPQSLCSFQNDRKIDIIKAFSINPDSYRDEFDFYVLKEYEDVCDYFLFDTKGKLPGGTGLTFDWKVLKDYPSSKPYFLSGGIGLENLDSLLSFLRTQESKYCHAIDVNSRFETAPGLKDVEKLKEFKKIITRIGKTK, from the coding sequence CTGAAACTCAAAATCTGTGGCATGAAATACAATCCAAAAGAAGTGGCAGCCTTGAAGCCCGACTATCTCGGGTTCATCTTTTGGGAGCCATCTTCTCGGTTTTTTGATGGAATGATTTCTTCACTGGATCCCGAAATAAAAAAGGTGGGGGTTTTTGTGGATGCAGAAAGGGAAGAAGTACTTGAAAAAGTCAAAAAATATAAATTGGATGCCGTACAGCTGCATGGGAAGGAGAGTGCTGAATTTTGCAAAGAATTAGAAAAGAATCTATTTGTCATTTCGAACCGTCATCCTGAGCTCGTCGAAGGAAAAGGTGAGAAATCTAAAGAGATTCCTCAATCGCTCTGCTCATTTCAGAATGACAGAAAAATTGACATTATAAAAGCCTTTTCCATCAATCCCGATAGCTATCGGGATGAATTTGACTTTTACGTGCTCAAAGAATACGAAGATGTCTGCGACTATTTTCTTTTTGACACCAAAGGAAAGCTTCCTGGCGGCACGGGGCTTACTTTTGACTGGAAAGTATTGAAAGACTATCCGTCCTCGAAACCCTATTTTCTGAGTGGCGGTATCGGACTCGAAAATTTGGATAGCCTTTTGTCATTCCTGCGAACGCAGGAATCCAAGTACTGCCATGCCATCGATGTGAACAGTCGGTTTGAAACAGCGCCAGGGCTAAAGGATGTTGAAAAACTGAAAGAGTTTAAAAAAATAATCACGAGGATTGGAAAGACAAAGTAA
- the trpC gene encoding indole-3-glycerol phosphate synthase TrpC, with product MNILDKIIADKRKEVALKKSLLPASQWEQSVLFERETYSLAKALKQSDSGIIAEHKRRSPSKGTINQHTNVAQMAQGYLKAGASGMSVLTDLKYFGGSLEDLLLARASVELPLLRKEFIIDEYQILEAKAHGADVILLIAAVMTREEIKMLSELAKSLYLEVLLEVHNEEELQKSIMPSLDMLGVNNRNLKTFEVSLQTSKSLSEMIPDAFVKVSESGISNVGAIKELREFGYQGFLIGENFMKTDNPGKSAEEFINKLKT from the coding sequence ATGAACATACTAGACAAAATAATCGCCGACAAACGCAAAGAGGTGGCACTAAAAAAATCGTTGCTACCCGCTTCGCAGTGGGAGCAATCCGTACTTTTTGAAAGGGAAACCTATTCATTGGCAAAAGCTCTGAAACAAAGTGATTCGGGCATCATCGCTGAGCATAAGCGACGTTCGCCCAGTAAAGGCACCATCAACCAACATACCAACGTGGCACAGATGGCCCAAGGCTATCTAAAAGCAGGGGCAAGTGGAATGAGCGTTTTGACCGACCTTAAATATTTTGGTGGTTCACTCGAAGATCTGTTATTGGCTCGGGCTTCGGTCGAGCTTCCATTGCTTCGTAAAGAATTTATCATTGACGAGTATCAAATTTTGGAAGCCAAGGCCCACGGAGCCGATGTCATTTTGTTGATTGCCGCAGTGATGACGAGAGAGGAAATCAAAATGCTCTCTGAACTGGCCAAAAGTCTCTATCTCGAAGTTTTGCTCGAAGTGCATAATGAGGAAGAACTTCAGAAATCCATCATGCCCAGTCTTGATATGTTGGGCGTTAACAACCGCAACCTAAAAACCTTCGAGGTCAGTTTGCAGACCAGCAAATCATTGTCAGAAATGATTCCAGATGCGTTTGTAAAGGTTTCTGAAAGCGGTATCAGCAATGTGGGAGCCATCAAAGAACTACGAGAATTTGGGTATCAGGGCTTTTTGATCGGCGAGAATTTTATGAAAACAGATAATCCGGGCAAGAGTGCTGAGGAGTTTATAAACAAATTAAAAACATAA
- the trpD gene encoding anthranilate phosphoribosyltransferase, protein MKETLNRLINHEMLTKEDAKQILVNIAKGEYNTSQIAAFLTVYMMRSINIEELEGFRDALLELCLAVDLSEYNPIDLCGTGGDGKDTFNISTLASFVTAGTGIKVTKHGNYGVSSKCGSSNVMEFLGIKFSNEADFLRKSIEEAGICVLHAPLFHPAMKNVAPIRRELAVKTFFNMLGPMVNPAFPKNQMVGVFNLELARMYGYLYQNTDKNFTVLHALDGYDEISLTGNTKTISNGTEGMLKPEDFGVETIQAHEIVGGDDIAESAQIFMNVLNGKGTEAQNNVVCANAGIAIATVENIDVKDGFEKAKESLLSGKALKALKRLQELSKN, encoded by the coding sequence ATGAAAGAGACTTTAAATAGATTGATAAACCACGAAATGCTCACCAAAGAGGATGCCAAGCAGATATTGGTGAACATCGCAAAGGGCGAGTACAACACCAGCCAGATTGCAGCCTTCTTGACCGTCTATATGATGAGAAGCATCAATATTGAAGAGTTGGAAGGGTTTCGTGATGCCCTATTGGAACTGTGCCTAGCAGTGGATCTGAGCGAATACAACCCAATAGATCTCTGCGGCACGGGCGGCGACGGAAAAGACACCTTCAATATCTCGACTTTGGCATCATTCGTAACTGCCGGTACTGGCATCAAGGTGACCAAGCATGGTAACTATGGGGTTTCCTCAAAATGTGGCAGTAGTAATGTGATGGAATTCTTGGGCATAAAATTCAGCAATGAAGCAGATTTTTTGCGAAAATCCATTGAAGAAGCAGGTATCTGTGTGTTGCACGCACCGTTGTTCCATCCGGCCATGAAAAATGTGGCACCCATCAGACGAGAACTGGCCGTAAAGACCTTTTTCAATATGTTGGGGCCGATGGTGAATCCCGCCTTTCCGAAAAACCAGATGGTCGGGGTATTCAATTTAGAGTTGGCCAGAATGTATGGCTACCTGTACCAAAACACCGATAAGAACTTTACCGTGCTGCATGCGCTCGATGGCTATGATGAAATCAGTTTAACAGGTAATACCAAGACCATTTCAAACGGTACCGAAGGCATGCTGAAACCCGAAGATTTTGGAGTGGAAACCATTCAAGCCCATGAAATAGTGGGCGGTGACGATATAGCCGAATCCGCACAAATCTTCATGAACGTGCTGAATGGCAAAGGCACCGAAGCCCAGAACAATGTGGTCTGTGCCAATGCGGGGATCGCCATTGCCACGGTCGAAAACATTGATGTCAAAGACGGATTTGAAAAGGCCAAGGAATCGCTTTTAAGCGGTAAGGCATTGAAAGCGCTAAAAAGATTGCAAGAGTTGAGTAAAAATTAA
- a CDS encoding anthranilate synthase component II: protein MARKVLMIDNYDSFTYNLVHYLEDLDCEVLVKRNDRLTLDDVTPFDQIVLSPGPGIPDEAGLLKPIIEKYAPTKRIFGVCLGQQAIGEVFGGSLVNLDQVYHGIATEIKIAQKDYIFKDIPKKIEVGRYHSWVVHPELPEVLEATSFDENGQVMSLRHKEYDVRAVQFHPESVLTPHGKKILENWLNNI from the coding sequence ATGGCCAGAAAAGTATTGATGATCGACAATTACGATAGCTTCACCTACAATCTGGTGCACTATTTAGAGGATTTGGATTGTGAGGTGCTGGTAAAACGGAATGACCGATTGACGCTGGATGACGTGACGCCATTTGACCAAATTGTGTTGTCGCCTGGGCCAGGAATTCCCGATGAGGCAGGGTTACTCAAACCCATCATCGAAAAGTATGCGCCCACCAAGCGAATTTTTGGGGTGTGCTTGGGGCAACAAGCCATTGGGGAGGTCTTTGGAGGAAGCTTGGTTAATTTGGATCAAGTGTATCATGGCATCGCCACTGAAATAAAAATTGCCCAGAAAGACTATATTTTCAAGGATATTCCCAAGAAAATCGAGGTGGGCCGCTACCATTCTTGGGTGGTACATCCTGAATTACCAGAAGTTTTGGAAGCCACATCCTTTGATGAAAATGGGCAAGTGATGTCGTTGCGACACAAAGAATACGATGTACGGGCAGTACAGTTCCACCCTGAATCGGTATTGACTCCGCATGGAAAGAAAATATTAGAGAATTGGCTGAATAATATCTAA
- a CDS encoding anthranilate synthase component I family protein codes for MTYQLKTHYKHILADTITPVSVYLKMRDRFPNSILLESSDYHANDNSFSYICCNPIASIKVQDEKVVQQFPDGTSEEIQIEKKTDLTAAIDAFSKRFSTTDNGFKFINNGLFGYMAYDAVRYFESVEISKKENSVAIPDIFYAVYQNIIAINHFKNEAYIFAHCFDTENNIEELHQLLKAQNFATYNFSKQGEAVSNLEDEEYREHVRLAKEHCHRGDVFQLVLSRRFSQSFKGDEFNVYRALRSINPSPYLFYFDYGDFKIFGSSPEAQLVVKDGKAEIHPIAGTYKRTGNDEKDAELAKKLAADDKENSEHVMLVDLARNDLSRNGNAVNVETYREVQYFSHVIHLVSKVTGQKKKDISTLKIVADTFPAGTLSGAPKHMAMQLIEKYEKTNRAYYGGAIGFMDFHGNFNHAIIIRTFLSKNHTLHYQAGAGLVAASDPDTELQETYNKLGALNKALEIAERI; via the coding sequence ATGACTTATCAATTAAAAACACATTACAAACACATCTTGGCAGACACCATCACTCCCGTGAGTGTGTATCTGAAGATGCGCGATAGGTTTCCGAACAGCATTCTGTTAGAGAGTAGCGATTACCACGCCAACGACAACAGCTTTTCGTACATCTGTTGCAACCCGATAGCCTCCATAAAAGTACAGGATGAAAAAGTGGTACAGCAATTTCCCGATGGTACTTCCGAAGAAATCCAAATAGAAAAAAAAACCGACCTAACGGCCGCCATCGATGCCTTTTCGAAGCGGTTTTCCACAACGGACAATGGCTTCAAGTTCATCAACAATGGACTTTTTGGTTACATGGCCTACGATGCGGTGCGGTATTTTGAATCCGTCGAAATCTCCAAAAAGGAGAATTCGGTGGCGATTCCCGATATTTTTTACGCGGTCTATCAGAACATCATCGCCATCAACCATTTTAAGAACGAGGCCTATATTTTTGCGCATTGTTTTGATACGGAAAACAATATCGAAGAGCTACACCAACTGCTTAAAGCCCAAAATTTTGCCACCTATAATTTTTCGAAACAGGGCGAGGCCGTTTCCAACCTAGAGGATGAGGAATATCGTGAGCATGTGCGCTTGGCCAAAGAACACTGCCATCGCGGCGATGTGTTCCAGTTGGTGCTCTCACGTCGGTTCTCACAAAGTTTTAAGGGCGATGAGTTCAATGTGTACCGTGCATTGCGCTCCATCAATCCCTCACCCTATCTGTTCTATTTTGATTATGGTGATTTCAAGATCTTTGGTAGTTCGCCAGAGGCCCAATTGGTTGTGAAGGATGGCAAGGCCGAAATACACCCCATAGCAGGCACCTACAAGCGCACCGGAAACGACGAAAAAGATGCCGAACTGGCCAAAAAATTGGCCGCTGATGACAAAGAGAACAGCGAGCATGTGATGTTGGTCGATCTCGCGCGCAACGACCTTAGCCGCAATGGTAATGCCGTAAATGTGGAGACCTACCGTGAAGTACAATACTTCTCGCATGTCATCCACCTGGTATCAAAGGTGACCGGACAAAAAAAGAAGGATATTTCGACATTAAAAATTGTGGCCGATACCTTTCCGGCAGGTACCTTGAGCGGGGCGCCCAAGCATATGGCCATGCAACTCATTGAAAAATATGAAAAGACCAATCGGGCCTATTATGGTGGTGCCATCGGCTTTATGGATTTTCACGGAAATTTCAACCATGCCATTATAATCCGTACGTTCTTGAGCAAAAACCATACGCTGCATTATCAGGCGGGCGCCGGATTGGTGGCGGCCTCGGACCCTGATACAGAGTTGCAGGAAACCTACAACAAACTGGGGGCCTTGAACAAGGCCCTTGAAATCGCAGAAAGAATCTAA
- a CDS encoding YceI family protein: MKKNTLSLVLTLVFGLSALANPVDGEKKEVKTDESKVTWKAYKVTGSHTGTVNLKSGTLIFDDNGMLTGGEFEADMTSITVTDLEGEYKDKLEGHLKSDDFFSVANHPSSKLVFTNVKSTGKNAYEVTGDLTIKGITKPVTFDVSIYGSKATATMKIDRAQYDVRYGSGSFFENLGDKTIYDEFDLVVDLEF; encoded by the coding sequence ATGAAAAAGAACACTTTAAGTTTGGTTTTGACCTTAGTCTTTGGCTTATCGGCCTTGGCAAATCCCGTTGACGGGGAGAAAAAAGAAGTAAAGACCGATGAAAGTAAGGTAACTTGGAAAGCCTACAAGGTTACCGGATCACATACTGGGACTGTCAATCTTAAATCAGGAACCTTGATATTCGATGACAATGGCATGCTGACCGGGGGCGAATTTGAGGCAGACATGACCAGCATTACCGTCACAGACCTTGAAGGCGAGTACAAAGACAAGCTGGAAGGCCACCTAAAATCTGACGATTTCTTCAGTGTGGCTAACCATCCATCTTCTAAGTTGGTCTTCACCAATGTCAAATCTACTGGTAAAAACGCATACGAGGTTACAGGTGACTTGACCATTAAGGGCATTACAAAGCCTGTGACTTTTGACGTTTCGATTTATGGAAGTAAGGCCACGGCAACCATGAAGATTGACCGCGCTCAATACGATGTTCGTTACGGCTCCGGCAGCTTCTTCGAAAACCTTGGCGACAAGACCATCTATGATGAATTCGATCTAGTGGTCGATCTGGAGTTTTAA
- a CDS encoding NAD(P)H-dependent oxidoreductase → METVLENRTWRYATKKFDTHKKVSGGDLDILLEATRLSASSYGLQPYHVFVITDQELKEKLKPASWGQSQITDASHIIVFANKTDFGEELVDEYLQNVSKTRNIPAENLKGYSDFMKSKLLGLSTEEKSVWTSKQAYLAFGNMMQAAAELKIDTCPMEGFEAERYNKILGLDGKNLNAAVVLAIGYRSEEDETQHYPKVRKSKEELFTYL, encoded by the coding sequence ATGGAAACCGTACTCGAAAATAGAACTTGGCGCTACGCCACCAAAAAGTTTGATACCCACAAAAAAGTTTCTGGCGGCGACCTTGACATATTGTTGGAGGCAACCCGCCTGAGCGCATCTTCCTATGGGCTACAGCCCTATCATGTGTTTGTGATTACCGACCAAGAACTAAAAGAAAAGCTGAAACCTGCCTCTTGGGGGCAATCACAGATTACCGATGCCTCGCATATCATCGTGTTCGCCAACAAGACAGATTTTGGAGAAGAACTGGTGGATGAGTATTTACAGAATGTCAGCAAGACACGAAACATTCCGGCAGAGAATTTGAAGGGATACAGTGACTTTATGAAGTCTAAACTGTTAGGCCTTTCAACTGAAGAAAAAAGCGTTTGGACATCGAAACAGGCCTATCTCGCCTTCGGAAACATGATGCAGGCAGCAGCAGAACTGAAAATAGACACCTGCCCCATGGAGGGTTTTGAGGCCGAACGGTACAATAAAATCTTGGGGCTTGATGGTAAGAACCTGAACGCCGCCGTGGTACTGGCCATTGGGTACCGTTCAGAAGAGGACGAGACACAGCATTATCCGAAAGTTCGTAAATCAAAAGAAGAATTATTCACCTATTTATAA
- a CDS encoding MarR family winged helix-turn-helix transcriptional regulator — protein MNVEEVIKTTKKIPLESRTLIHMTLVHHKVNDILANALKPFEVSLQQFNVLRILRGQKGVPANLSTLNERMVTKMSNTTRLVDKLINKGYVHRTICKANRRKVEITLTDKGDRALAKIDVAVADAEKKIVKNFSKKELEELNRLLDKF, from the coding sequence ATGAATGTAGAAGAGGTCATCAAGACGACAAAAAAAATTCCGTTGGAATCAAGAACCTTGATTCATATGACCTTGGTACACCATAAAGTCAACGATATATTGGCCAATGCCCTTAAACCCTTTGAAGTGTCGTTGCAACAATTCAACGTGCTGCGGATCCTACGGGGGCAAAAAGGGGTACCGGCCAACCTATCGACCCTCAACGAGCGCATGGTCACCAAAATGAGCAACACTACCCGGTTAGTGGATAAGTTGATCAACAAAGGCTATGTACACCGAACCATTTGCAAGGCCAATCGCCGCAAGGTAGAGATTACCCTGACCGATAAAGGTGATAGGGCGTTGGCAAAAATCGATGTTGCCGTGGCCGATGCCGAAAAAAAGATTGTCAAAAATTTCTCAAAAAAAGAGCTTGAAGAGTTGAATCGTTTATTGGATAAATTTTAA
- a CDS encoding TlpA family protein disulfide reductase — MKHLHIFCLMALLVIGACNTKQKGKEVDTAPEYADAETTAPPVEVNFPVYDFEGFKPYLNKTDGKVHVINFWATWCKPCIKELPYFERVNEEMKDEGVEVVLVSLDMPSMWKSKLEPFVEKKDIQSKVIILDDPKMNDWIPQIDEEWGGGIPATLIYKGDKRAFFERSFTYEELKTALDKFL, encoded by the coding sequence ATGAAGCACTTGCACATTTTTTGTTTGATGGCCCTGCTTGTAATAGGGGCCTGCAATACCAAGCAGAAGGGCAAAGAGGTGGATACGGCGCCCGAATATGCAGATGCAGAAACTACCGCACCGCCTGTTGAGGTGAACTTTCCGGTGTACGACTTTGAAGGGTTCAAGCCTTATCTGAACAAGACCGATGGCAAGGTACACGTAATCAACTTTTGGGCCACTTGGTGCAAACCCTGCATCAAAGAGCTTCCCTATTTCGAAAGGGTGAATGAGGAAATGAAAGATGAAGGGGTCGAGGTGGTTTTGGTGAGTTTGGATATGCCCTCGATGTGGAAATCGAAATTGGAGCCCTTTGTCGAAAAGAAGGATATCCAATCAAAGGTCATCATTCTTGACGACCCAAAAATGAACGATTGGATTCCACAGATCGATGAAGAATGGGGCGGGGGTATTCCCGCCACACTCATTTACAAAGGCGATAAGCGGGCTTTTTTTGAACGTAGCTTTACCTACGAGGAATTGAAAACCGCATTGGACAAATTTTTATAA